GCCCAGTCCATGATCCCGTGAGGCAGCGACTTGCCTCCATGGACAGCAACCCTTTCGGTGTCTTGCAGGTCAGCACTCCTTGAAAGAATGCCCGTTATGGAGAAACTCACCACCAATGGCCCCACAGATGTCACTCAGCCCAATGGAGAGGCAGAGCCAACAAGCTTGGAGACCAAGCCTCCCCCCTCAGGCCTGCAGCCCGCCAGCCAGGTAACGGACAGGGCAACAGCCTCCTCCCCTACAGCAGGCAGAGCAGGTTGGGGGCAGGTCCTTCGAGAGGAGGGCCGTGTCAGGAATGGGGGGTAAGGAACTCCTGTGGGATTCCTTCTGCCCCTCTGGGGCACAGCGAACAGGGCCTCACAGGTGGCGCTGTTAACCAGTTGGCCTGGCTGGTTGTTTCTGCTCAGGCAAACGACTTGCTGGACCTTTTGGGAAGCAATGACATCACCCCCGTGATCTCAACGGCCCCTCCCCACAAGCCAGCTTCTGCTGGTGGGGAGCTGCTTGACCTCCTGGGAGATCTCGACCCTACAGGTGAGGTGCTGAGTTGCTTGGCCTGGGTGGCTGGAAGGGAGCCCCGCAGGGAGCAGACTCTTCTTCCCCAGCCTTAGTTGGCTGGAAGGAGGTTCTTAGcagaggcctgcctgcctgcctggccttTGGGGGCTCAGGCTTAACCCTGCTCTTGCTTTCTCTGCTTCTGCAGGCACACCAGCCCCTGCCCCACAGATACCGCACCCCCCTTTCCTGCTGGATGGACTTTCCTCGCAGCCCATCTTCAATGACGTAGCTGCTGGTAGGAATGCCAGCGTGCTCCTTGCTGAGGGCTGTCACCCCCCAGTGTGGAGGATGGCAGACAGCCAGGGCTTGGGACAGGGTGTGGAAAACgagagagagctgtgggtctgaACAGGGCTCTCTCCCTGCAGGCATCCCAGCAATCACAGCCTACAGCAAGAATGGACTGAAGATAGACTTTGCCTTTGAGCGCTCAAACACCAACCCCAGTGTCACCGTGATCACAATACAGGCTGCTAACAGCACAGAGTTGGACATGACAGACTTTGTTTTCCAGGCTGCGGTACCAAAGGTGAGTTGGCTTTTCCGGGTGTGGGTGTGCTTGCCTCTGCACCCTTCAATGCTGCAGCCAATCAGGGCCCCTCTGAAGTGGGGTAGGAGGTGACTTCAAGAGGATCCCTCTTAGCGGGCCCAGGAGCAGAGTGTGCTATAAGAAAGCCACGTGCTAAAAATGGAGCTCTCCCCCCAATGTTTGGTGTTATCTGGCGTTCAGTTGGGACAGGAAAAGGGGACAGTGTTCCAATCAGACCTGAGCCCATTGCTCCCAGTTGGCTTGAGGCAGAGGGCTGGGTGAAACACATGTGAGCCTTGGGCCCTTCCTCCCGAAGTGACTCCACTGATTGCAGGTTGGTGTGTCAcccttttctctccttcctgcgCAGACATTCCAGCTCCAGctcctgtctcccagcagcagcGTCATCCCAGCATTTAATACAGGGACCCTCACACAGGTCATCAAAGTCTTGAACCCACAGAAGGTGAGCGAGTGACTTGCTGCTCCAGGAGAAGCTTGGCATGTTTTGTTCTGCTCTGCACACTTCTCCAGTGGCAGCAGGGTTCTGACCTCATTTGGCTGGAGAGAGTGCTTTGATCTAGAAGTCCTTCATCAGTACTCTTTGTTGCTCCGAGCCATACTtgtgggcgggggtggggggtggggggagagcagcAGAATCTTCTCTCCCCTGACCAGCTGTTGGAAAGGGGTGTTTTCGGATGGCTAGTCTATTGGTTCCTGTTGAGCGCTGCAGTcctcttaataataacaacatttgatttatataccgcccttcaggacaacttaatgcccactcagagcggtttacaaagtatgctgttactatccccacaacaatcaccctgtgaggtgggtggggctgagagagctctgagagagctgtgactggcccaaggtcacccagctggcttcaagtggaggagtggggaatcaaacccggctctccagatgagagtcctgctgctcttaaccactgcaccaaactgggtcCTGGTGTCTTGGGTGCTCAGCGGGCTGAAGGGAATGTCAATTGTCCTGCCACTGCCGGGGCATGTCTCAGCAATGTTTCCTGTTCTGAGCGCTCAGCAGGAAGTGCTCAGCTCTCCTTATTCTTTTTTCATTGTAGCAGCAGCTCCGCATGCGGATCAAGCTGACGTATAACCACAAGGGAGCTGCGATGCAGGACCTGGCAGAAGTCAACAACTTCCCTCCTCAGTCCTGGCAATGAGCTCTGGCCTGGCCCTCCTCGCACCCTGAAGGAACTCTGGGCAGGGCACTGTGACTCCAgacattccccccgcccccctaaGTGCACCGTGCCCTGGGGAGCTGATGAGAGCCGCTGCTACAGAGCAGGAGGACTTGGTTTGGCTCTCCTGGAAGCACCTCTCTCAAGACACtcgctctctctcccctctcctcatCGGGCTGTTGAGCTGCCCCTCCTCTGAAGCCATGCTCCCTTTGCTCGGAGAGGGGCGAGGGGGCAGGTCGCGGCACGTGTGCTCTCCTCTCCCGTCTTGGCCACAGGGGAGCAGCGGTCTTCTCTTCAGTGGGGGGCGGGcggacaggtgtgtgtgtgtgtgtgtgtgtgtgaggggggggggtcagtcctTGGTTTGGTTCCTTGCTAGCTGGGTTACTGTCTTCAGGCACTTTCATGTTGGAAACATATTCCAAGGATGCTGATGATCCTTTTTCTTTGGGGTTCCCTGATGTTGGGCGCCTTTTCTACGCTTGACTGCACaccccatggggagggggagcggCTTAAGCCTGAGCGAGGGGGAGTGTGGGTTGGTGGGGTCTGCTGTTCTGGACAAGTCGTCCTGGGAGGTGAGCTTGACCCCAAGCCCTGGTTGTGGTCCTGCAGCCAAAGCAGCCGGATGGACAAGATGGACTGCACCAGCCAGTCGCTCTTCAGTGTGCCCCACTAAACATCCTGGAATTCCTGTGGCCTGGTCCAGATTGTCAGCTGtggtaggtgggtgggaaggaaatgcTCGTTGCTAGGTGAGGTGCTTAGAGATGGCAAGGGGCACCCTTTGCCTGCAGGAAGACTCCTCTCCAGATGTACTGCAAAGCCGCTTTCCCCCTGGGCCCTTTTCATTTCCTGTCCAAGTCCTGGATTCCATTTGAATTCGTTCTCCTGGGACGTTTGTGTTGTATCTGTAATATTGGCACTGAAATAAAGACCATGCGGTTGAACGAGGCTTCCTGCTTCTAGTAGCTGGTCTTGTAAGCCTTGGGCGGGAGACCAGGGCCGAAACCTGGTGTTTTCCTGAGACAGTGATCAGCCACATTTGTATCTCATGGTGTTTAGggtggcatcccccccccctgcatgtatcacaacaaccctgtgagggtggACCAAAGGAAATCGTTGAATTCACTGCCAAGGGATATAGTGGTGGctacaagcatagatggctttaaagggggattttgAGAGATTAATGGAAGACAGGCACGCCagtggtgactaaagggagcctccataccCAGAGGCAGCATCTCTGAACCTCCATGCGAGGAGGCCACGTTGGGGAAGGCCCTGCCATCCGTGTCCTGTCCGTTGCCCTCATGGACAGCTGGTTGGCTGCTTTGTGAAGGAGAGTGTTGGACTCGATGGGCCAGCAATCTGATCCAGCCAGACTCTTCTGGTGTTATTTAAGCCttatctctgctgccttccttcaCACACAGTGAACCCAAGTTTGTTTGCATGCAGTGAATTCTAAAGCCTCAACAGGTTCAAGGCCAGTGCCCTCAAAACAGGGAAAACAATCTTTCAACTggttaaatttaaaacaattcagACAGAGCTGCGGAAGACTGAAGTGGCCTGGAGGGAGCTGCAAGGGCAGCAGCCCCTCCACAGCCCCTGGGTCTGTCACTGCAAGCGCCCTGGACTGGCAGACTGACCCCAGCTCAAGCTCTCGGCCTCCCCACCCAGCACCTCCTGGATTCAGTTGCAGAGGAGATGAGCTGCTTCTGGCTCTTCCTCCTCTTTTGAGACTGAAGGGAGGCATGCTTCGGCTGTAGTTTCCACACACCCGTCCCATGGCTTTCCCCTTCCAAGCCTGACGGGCGCTTAGCACTGTTCTGGGTCCAGTTTGGGCATGCAACTGCCGTACCGTGTCAGTGGCACCTCTGGGCAGAGACTCCCTGCactgcatgggggagggggaactttGTATCTCTGTAATGGTTGCACAAGTGTCGATGGCACTTAACCTCAAGGcctctgaaagggggggggaggtcaggTGTCCTCGAaggcttggccctcagaagccaCTGCCGCTTGGATTCGTTGTTGTGGAGGGGAGAGAGCAACGTGAGCTGCTTTGGGCGCCCATTTGGGAGGAAAGATGGGGACAGAAACAAACTAAATATGCCAGGCATAAacaaaaaaggagtcttgtggtcTGTGGGAAGTAGGCTTTATTGTTGGAGCAGCTTTGTTAGACAACGGTCCACTTCAGATGTATGCGACGGTTTCTCACTAGGCAGGTGGTTTGCATACAAGGTTAtaaagcggcgggggggggggagagttctcGGCGGCATGACGGCAGCTGTCCTGGATCAGGCCTGCCCCCTACTTCGCGCAGAGGCTAACTGGTTTCTCCAGAAAGTACAGGCTGAGACGACGTTCCTTAAAACTCCAGTGCTGTTCAGATCCTGCCATCGGCATTTTCTTCATAAATGTTCATGGGCGAAGGACCAGTAGCTGCCTCTGCAGAAGTGGACTCCAGCCCACAGCAGCTTCTGCTCAGATAAAACCTTGTTGATCTAGAAGGTGCCCAAAGCCGCCACTTTGTTTGCTGCAACAGGCAAGCACTGCTACCCCTCTGGAAGGgggcccctgctgctgctgctgctgtgcgtgCTGGGAAAGACCAACAGAGCTCCTTTTCTGGAGGAATCTGTATGCTTCAGGAAGCCTGATGAAGACCAGAGTTTCTTAAGCTTTGCTGGCTCAAAGGCTCCAAGGCAGttcaaaatcaaagagtccagtagcacctttaagactaaccaactttattgtagcataagctttcgagaatcacagttctcttcgtcagatgcaagtggTCCACCAGCTGGCACGTGAGCTCTGGCACGTGAAAACTTCCTCCCAGCTCCAGGTGTTGGTCTTTTGAAATGCCACAGGCCTCTTTTTGTTCAGAGCaggagcattttttttctttgcaacgAGTGGGCGAATGGCTTCACCTTTCAGAGCTATGCTAGTTAAAAGCCTTATCTCCCCAAGTTTAATAATCTTACGGAAACTTTTACTTGGTCACCTCTCAATCTGCTTGGCCTCTTGACTGTTCTATACATGTCCCGAGCAGAAGGAAATCTCTCACATGAACAGCACCAAATGCCCAAATCTCATCCCTGCCCCGCCCCAATCTCACCGGTTTTTAATTCCCTCCTTGCAAAGCAGCTTTTCCGGGAGAGGGTGTTGATTGCATGCAGCAGTTTGGGATTTATTTAGGTACTTCTATCTTGCTGGCATTGTTCTTCCATTTTCACGTCACaggaacagccctgtgagataagccgtgtgtgtgactggcccaaggtcccccagcaggcttccacagcagagcagctCTTAAGATAAtcaacactaaccactgcaccatgctgcctTTTGGATCATTTTGCCCTTCATGTGGAAAGCACCAGACTTGACCATCTTAGACTGAACTAGATGCTCTGTCCCAGTATGCCCGACTCCTTCCCCAGCCCTCTTTCCCCCACTAAAGTAGCTTTAGGAGAGACAGGGTGGAAGTCCCCCCCCTTCTGTGGAAGCAGTGGTAGGAAGGCATTGAGCTTGAAGCTCAATTCAGTCACCTATGCAGCTGGGTGGGAGTTGGCCAGGTAAATTTACcatcctcttccccttttccttttttgagGAGCTAAGCTCTTGACCTTGAAAAGGAGGGAAACACAGAAAATGCTCACAGCAGGTTTCCTTCAATTCTGACTCATACACAATTGTGCCACTGTGATAAGGGAGTGATCACTTGCTAAGCTTATAGGGTAGCTTTGGttgtccccccccgccccccattatGGTGTCATAACCAGATATATTCTGCAGGACCAGTTATACAGAGTTTGGAATGTAGTGGAGCTATGCACAATATCTACAGCACTCTTGGGTGTGCAAACcatttcacagcaaccctgtaaagtaggaccACAACATTCAAGCCCAGGAACACCTTAAAAGATCAATTTATGCTGTATAGTAAAAAGGGATTGGGGAGTTGACCATATGAAACCGTTAAGTCAGGTGATTATTTTTTCCAGCTTTTAACCGGACAGAAGGTGAGGTGCAGTGCGTGTGCATGCTCTGAGGGAACCTCGCTGTCCCATCTTTTGACCATCAAACCAGCCTTCAGCCTTACATTATGGGCAGTTTCTTATCCCACCCAAAAGAACTGCAGCTGTTTCGTCCGGTGGGGATATAGCTGCATAATACACGCAAGTGTGTATGTACACAATCGCAAGCCTTGGGCTGCTGTTCTTCCTCTAATTTGTAGCGTGCCTATGAGCAAGCGGTGAGGGGAGCTGCAGAAAGGAGCTGTAGAGTTGACGACTCTGTGTACAGGTGAAAGAGGCCAAGTTGTCTGGAAGGGCGTTTTTTTTAAACACGGGAGGACAAGGAAGCGGCCAAGATAGAAGTTTTATTGTTCAGCATAATACAAACTTCTGTATTTTTGATCCAGATGTACAataaaatactgaaaaaaacctgcACAACATCCGATCCCAGagagaaggcgggggggggggccggCCCAGAGAGCCGCCTGTCCCAAGTCCGCCTCCCCGCCAGGCTCTCTGCTCCCAGGAGTGTGCAGGCGAGCCCCAGGGGCCCAAGAAaggccgggggtggggtgggggggggagtccctcTATTCCCACCGCAGGGCGCCTGGCTGGCGGGCGCAGGGAATCCTTCCTCGAGCGGTCGGGCTGGGCGCAGTGGAGGGGGGCTCTCTCCGGCCCGCGGAGCAGCGACTGCAAAGGCATAGCTCGGCCGGAGGCGCCCGCTAGAGCTGAGCCAGGCCGGCGGGCTTCGCGGGGAGTCTGCGCAGGGTCCGGAAGGCCCGGACGGCCAAGGCGGCGCTGAGCGAGTAGGCGATGGCCGCGGCCCCCGCAAAGACCCCCGCCGCCACCTCCGCCCCGTGCACGCTGCAGCTGAAGCCGGCGTAGCCTTTGCTCCGGTACAGGCGCTCCCGCTCTTGGCACACCGGCGAGGCGTAGGCGCTGCCCAGGCGGTCGTAGTAGAAGTACAAGCCCGGCAGGAGGCCGAGGGCGGCGACGGCGTCCAGGCAGGCCTCGGCCAGCAGCCAGGCGGGGCAGCGCCAGGGCAGCCGCAGGAGCCCGGCCGCCAGGGCCAGGCAGGCCAGGGCCAGCAGCGCCCCTCCGACGGCCATGGCGGCCTGGGCCGGCGGCCGCTGCAGCCGGTGGAACTGGGCGTCCAGCCGCTGCGCCGTCTCCCCGTCAGCCCCGCTGAGGCCGCTGTAGGCGCCTCCGTAGTGGTAGTAGTGCTGGCTGCCCAAGCTGAAGAGGCCCGTGTAGCCGCCCGGCGAGCCGTAGGAGACGGAGCTGCAGGCCACCAGCAGCACGCAGAGCAGGCCCTGGAGCAGGCGGCAGCAGCCTAGGAGGCGAGCAAGGGCCAGTGAGGCGGGCGCCCGGCAGGGGCTCCTGGCCGGGGcgcgccggccggccggcaagcGTCGGGGGGCCACCTTCGCCGGCGAGGGCCCTTGCCGTCGGCTCGCCCACCGCCTGCCTTCGCTTGTGCGCCTGCAGCGCCGGCCGGAGCGCGGCGAGGGCGGGCTTCGCCTGGCTCGCCCCGGGCCCCGGCCTCTCCCGGGCCCGTCCTCTGGGTATCCCCGGAGCCAAGGCCCGCTGCTCGCCGCGAAGCTGGCAGGCCaacccgtccccgtccccgtccgcCAAGGCCTCGCGGAGAGCGGGCCGCCTGTCCCCGCGGCGGACCGGCTCTTCCTGGCCCGGGGCGGTGGCAGGCGCTGCGGGCTCGGAGCGCCGGGGTTGCCACGGGGCTGGCGCCGCACCCCAGCGCCCCGCCCAAGGCAGCGGCCAGGCGCGGGGCAGGCCGCGGAGGCCTCAGCGCGCCCGCCTAACCCGTCCCGCCCGCGCCCTCCCCTCACCTCTGGCGGAGCACAGGTAGCGGCAGCGCGGCCCGTCCAGCAGTCCCGCGCGCGGCGCCGGTGGCGCGTCCGAAGGGGCGGCCCTGCTGCAAAGAAGCACAGGCGGCGGCGCCGGTCAGACGAAGGCCGCGCTCCGGTcaccgccgcccgccgcccgccgcccgcccggcccggcccggcccggccacTCACCTGCCGGCCTCGCGGGCCCAGCTCCGCGCCTGCCCGCCCTCTGCCATGCCGGCGCGCCGCGGAAGGGAAGGGGCGCGGGGCGGGCTGGGCCTCTCGCCGTCCTGGGCCGCGGGCCGCACCTGCCGCTGGGCCGGGCTTGGCGTGGGCGGGGAGGGCGGCGGCGCAGTCCCAGGCGCGTCGCGCCCTGCGGCGCTTCAGCCTGACCTTAGAACCGCTGCGCCCCTCGGGAAGCCGGTCGCAATTCTGGGAGcgctccagcccccccccccccgcgggacTGCGTGCTGATCCAAACAGCCCTGGATCGTCTTCCGAGGCCTCGGGTGCCTCCGTCTGCTCTGCCGTGTTGCGCATCGTGCGGGCCCAGCTGGCGCTCTGGGGAGGCGGCACACACACCATCGAAGCCCTTGGAAGCCATTGCTTGAATTAAAGGAGCGGAAGGACGTGCAAACGCGCcccacaattccccccccccccacacacacacaggtctaTTTGTTCCTAGAACTGTACGCTTTATTGCACACGGTTCCCGAACCATTTAACGGACCTCTTGTGTTGTCGCCCGTAGGCAGCTGGGCCAGGCCCTCCCTGCTTCTAACCACAGGGAGAGAGATGGAGGCTGTGAGGGGTACAAGGCACTTtttattgaggggggggggaagtggtaCACAGGCCTGTGGGTGCCGAAGAGGAACCCCAAAGCTTCCTGAGCAGGCATTTTTATAGACTGcaaatcatcactgataattgacagGTTCTAAGCCTCCTAGCctatccctctccctttccccatttgcTGAGGTAcctgggagttacacctttccggtttTCACCTAAAACTCtgccttagtttacatctcccgTTACTCTGATGGCGAAACCCCTACTCATACTTGTTTTATACCATacatagtttgtcacacattagTACACACGCACATGTCTGCAAGTCTAACCGCAAAGGTCATAGCCCTTGGTGCGTCTGTTACCTTTCTTCCTAGTTTCTATGGCTGAGCACAAGTATCTGCTACTTCCTATTTTCTATGGCTGAGTGCAGCTATACTTATCTTGCAAAAACCCACGTACTTTTCCTGTTTCAGTGAGACAGAAAACAGCTATGTATAGATTTCTTTATAATCTGTAGGTAAGAAAAGGCAAGCAAATGGTTACATTATCTAaaccccctgcacacacacatatataatatAGCCTGAGTTGTAGCTGAACCTGTAAGCAGGGCAGGGGTCTGAGCTATATCTAGGGT
The window above is part of the Eublepharis macularius isolate TG4126 chromosome 16, MPM_Emac_v1.0, whole genome shotgun sequence genome. Proteins encoded here:
- the MARVELD3 gene encoding MARVEL domain-containing protein 3 isoform X1; this translates as MAEGGQARSWAREAGSRAAPSDAPPAPRAGLLDGPRCRYLCSARGCCRLLQGLLCVLLVACSSVSYGSPGGYTGLFSLGSQHYYHYGGAYSGLSGADGETAQRLDAQFHRLQRPPAQAAMAVGGALLALACLALAAGLLRLPWRCPAWLLAEACLDAVAALGLLPGLYFYYDRLGSAYASPVCQERERLYRSKGYAGFSCSVHGAEVAAGVFAGAAAIAYSLSAALAVRAFRTLRRLPAKPAGLAQL
- the MARVELD3 gene encoding MARVEL domain-containing protein 3 isoform X2, which gives rise to MAEGGQARSWAREAGRAAPSDAPPAPRAGLLDGPRCRYLCSARGCCRLLQGLLCVLLVACSSVSYGSPGGYTGLFSLGSQHYYHYGGAYSGLSGADGETAQRLDAQFHRLQRPPAQAAMAVGGALLALACLALAAGLLRLPWRCPAWLLAEACLDAVAALGLLPGLYFYYDRLGSAYASPVCQERERLYRSKGYAGFSCSVHGAEVAAGVFAGAAAIAYSLSAALAVRAFRTLRRLPAKPAGLAQL